The window TATAATGCCCAGGAATCTGCAGAAAAAGGTGAAGCAGAAATTATTGAGCAAAAGAATTTGACACCAGTTCTTCTTCTGAAAAAGGTCATCTTCATGATGGAGAATATTAAAGAATATCAGTTAAATTTTGGTGAAACAAGGCATCAGCACTCTGCAAGAGACATTGCTGCTGTTCTTAATGATTTAGAGGAGAAATAGACTAATGTTTGGAAAAATGAGGAAAATACATTTTGTTGGTATTGGTGGTATTGGCATGAGTGGAATTGCCGAGTTATTAAGCAATCAGGGTTTCATTATTTCTGGTTCAGATCTGCGGGAATCATCAGTAACTGAACATCTGAGAACTAAGAATATCAGAATAAATATTGGTCATGATCCTCAGAATATCTGGGATGCTGACGTTGTTGTGAAATCTTCTGCAGTAGTGGACGAAAATCCTGAAATTGCCTCTGCGATCCACAGAAAAATTCCTGTGATACGAAGAGCAGAAATGCTGGCAGAGATCATGAGAATGAGCTATGGTGTGTGCATTGCTGGAACGCATGGTAAAACCAGTACTACAAGTATGGTGGGTACAGTATTTGAAGCTGCAGGACTTGATCCCACCGTAATCGTGGGTGGAATAGTAAAAAATTATGGTTCTAATAATCTCCTGGGTTCAGGAAAATATATTATAGCTGAAGCAGACGAATTTGACAGATCATTTCTCTCTCTATATCCATGTATTGCGGGAATCACAAATATTGATGCAGATCATCTTGATTGCTACAAAGATATCGACAATATCAAGTCAGCATTTACAGAATTTGCAAATAAGGTTCCTTTTTTTGGTTCAGTAATCTGTTGTCTGGATGATAAAGGTGTACAATCTGTAATTCCAGATATCAAAAAGAATATTTTTACCTATGGATTTTCAGCTCAGGCAACATTACGGGCAATTAATATTGAAATGTCTAACTTTGAAACAAGTTATACTGCAATACTTGATAATCAGAATCTTGGACAGATCCATCTGAAAGTGCCTGGAAAGCACAATGTTCTAAATTCATTACTCGCTGTGAGCGTAGGATTGGAATTGCAGATACCCTTTTCGGCAATTCAGACAGGTCTGGCTGGATACAATGGTGTTTTCCGCAGATTTGAGTACAAAGGCAATGTAAATGACATCACACTTTATGATGATTACTGCCATCACCCGACTGAGATCATTGCAACATTAAATGCTATAAAAGAAAATACTGACAGACGGATAGTTGCCGTTTTTCAACCTCATCTCTATAGTCGCACCCGGGATTTTTATAATGAATTTGGCAGATCTTTTTTTCAGTCTGATATTCTGCTGGTAGCCCCAATATTTCCCGCCAGAGAAAAACCCATTCCAGGCATAAGCGGAAAAATGATCGCCGATGCTGCTATTCAATCCGGTCATCGTCATGTACATTACATTGAAAGTAATGATGAGATAGTAAAAAGTATGAAATCACATTGCCAGCCTGGAGATATTATAGTCACAATGGGTGCAGGGAATATCTATCAGTACGGTGAAGAGTTCCTAAGAAATGTCCCTGAATAAAATTAAAGCCCACACTGTTGATCTTTCTAAATGGTCACATATTAGGATTGGTGCTCCATATCATGATTTTTATCTGCCAGAAAATCAGGTGCAATTAATTGAACTTCTGAATAATGCCAGGGGAAAAGACAAATCTTTGCTGTTTCTGGCGGGTGGATCAAATATTTTATTTGGAAACACCAGTAGATATATTATTATAAGCGATGCCTTCCTACCCTGTTTCTGGAAACGGGAAGGTAAAAACATAATCGTGTCAGGAAATTATAATATCTCCAGATTGCTGATGGAGATGTCTCGCCTTGATCTTGGTGGTATGGAATTTTTAGCAGGTATTCCTGCACATATATCTGGACTGGTTAAGATGAATGCTGGGGCTTTTGGCACTCAAATCAGTGATTTTATAAAATATATCAAGTTAATTAACGCAGAAGGTGAAATTAAGAAAATATCAGGCTCAGATTTAGATTTTTCTTACAGGCACTCTGATATTTCTGGTTTTATCACTGAAATATGTCTATCTCCTGAATCAAAGCCACAAATTAAAATTCTTAATGATATTAAAGCAAAAATCAATGATCGGAGAGCACATCAACCTTTGAATATGCCTAACCTTGGCTCCATCTTTAAGAATCCTCTGGATGCCAGCGCAGGATACCTTTTAGATAAGGCTGGATTTAAAGGGAAATCGTTAGGTGATGCTGCTTTTTCTTCCCTGCATGCAAATATTATGGTTAATCTTGGTAAGGCAGATTTTTCTGATGCCCTGCAATTAATAGATAATGCCAGTGAAGCAGTTTTGAGAACTTTCCATATTGAGCTTGAACTGGAAATCAAGGTAGTGAACTAATGAGGAAGCGCAGAGGAAATACACGTTACTTTGCCTGGTTCCTGACCATTATAGGAGGCTCATATCTTGCCTTCAGGCTGATATTACTGCTACTTTACAGTCTTAACATATTCCTGATAAAAGATCTCTCATTTACTGGTCAAATGGCTATGGCTACAGATAATCTCAAGCAGGCAGGTGATGATCTTATAGGCAGAAATCTGTTTAGAGTCAGTCAGGAAGAAGTAAAAGATATTTATTCCTCATTTTCTCGAATTAAAGATTTGAGTATATCAAGAAAGCTATTTAACAAATTACAGATTAATATTGTTGAAAGAAAACCGGTTTTTCAGGTTCTTACTCGTGATGGGAAGATTTTGATTGTTGATGATGAATCAGTAATACTTTCATTATCAGAATCTTCCCAACCAGAGAATCCCACGATCATTTCAGTACAAGCTGTATCTGATACTTTGGAACCTGGTAAGAGCCTGAAAGATCCATTTCTTGCAGAAATGCTGAAAATGTATCCAGATATCAAGGAAGCGGAACCTGATTTCTTTGATTTTATTTCGGAAATATATGTAAAGGACAATGATTTGTATTTGGTAGAAAGCAGGCAGGGCTATAGAATTATTCTTCCCAGGGAAGATCTGCTGCAAAATATTATCGATTACATGGATATAAAAAATACCTATTCTTTTGATAATAAAACAATTATTGATATGACAATCGAAAATAACTATCGGGTTAGCAAACGGGAGGATTAGTGAGGCAGAAAAATAAAGATATTATCACCGTAGTAGATATTGGAACAACAAAAGTGTGCACAGTAATAGCAGAAAAAAAGCTAAATGATAAAAATGAAGTTTTCTTTCTAGTTAAAGGATTTGGACTTACTACCTCTGAAGGTATGGTAAAAAGTGCAGTTGTAGAAATGAATAAGGCTGCTTCCTCGATTGACAGATCTATTAAAGAAGCAGAGAAAATGGCTCAGCTTAAAGCAGTAAATATTTATGTCGGTATTGCAGGAGATCATATTAAAAGTGGGAATTTTAAAGGCGAAATCACCATCCCTGTCGACGCTCAGGATGGCAAAAAGAAGATTACCAAGAAACACATTGATCTTGTGATTACGGATGCAAAAAAATCAGCAGGCTATCAACCTGATTTTGCAAATCTTAAAATCATACATGCTATACCTCACTATTTTAATACTGACAATGGCAAAGGTATCCCTAATCCCTTAGGTTTGGAAGCTTCACGCTTATTTGCCAAAGTCCATATTATTTTTGCCAATGAAGCCAATGTGAATAACTTACTTAGCTGCTTTGAAATTTCTGGCTATAATGTAAAACCTCAAAACACTGTTCTGGAGCCAATTGCTTCTTCATATGCAGTTCTGAATGAAGATCAGAAAGAATTAGGAGCAATTATGATCGATATTGGAGGTGGGACCACTGATATTGCGATCTATTTCCGAAATAGTATCAGATTTTCAGCAGTATTCCCTTTTGGTGGGTCAGAATTGACTCGAAGACTGTCAGGAGATATATTAGCCTCTCTCAGTGTTACAGAGGATTTAAAAATTTCTGCTGGACAGGCAACAGTTGAGGGCATTGATCCTAATGAAGAGATTGAGTTCCTTGATATCACAGGTAATCAAATAAAATACAAAAAAACAGAATTCGCAGAGAATATCTCCAAAGAGATGACAGCTCTGATTCGCAAAATATATAATCATATTAATAGATCTATAGCTATAGAAAGTTTAAAAGCAGGTATTTATCTTACTGGTGGTGCTGCAAACTTAGAAGGATTAGATGAATTGATCTTCAATATGACAAAAATGCATTGCACAATTTGTAAACCTGATCTATCTAAATTTCAGGGAAGAACTTCTTTACTTGAAAAACCTGAATTTTCCACTACTGTGGGGATTTTCCTTTACGTGCATGATAACTATATAAAAAATGGGTTTGATGTTGAATTTGATAAAGATAGAATTAGTTTCTTTAAGAGGGCATTAAAGTTTATTCAAAGCTGGTTTGTGTAAATAAAATAGTCTGGAGGATATATAATGAGAATAGAACCTGTCTTAAATGAGAAATATGTAAATTCTCAGGTGAAGATCAAGATACTGGGAGTAGGAGGAGCTGGAGGTAATACAATTAATACCCTGGTGGAGAAGAAATTGCAGGGTGTGGAATTTATTGCAGCAAACACAGATTGGGGTGACCTTCAGAAATCTAAAGCAGATAAACTCCTTCATCTGGGCAGACTCACATCACGAGGACTTGGAGCTGGAGCGGACAGAGAGATCGGTAAACTGGCTGCTGAAGAATCTGAGGCAG is drawn from Candidatus Stygibacter australis and contains these coding sequences:
- the murC gene encoding UDP-N-acetylmuramate--L-alanine ligase, yielding MFGKMRKIHFVGIGGIGMSGIAELLSNQGFIISGSDLRESSVTEHLRTKNIRINIGHDPQNIWDADVVVKSSAVVDENPEIASAIHRKIPVIRRAEMLAEIMRMSYGVCIAGTHGKTSTTSMVGTVFEAAGLDPTVIVGGIVKNYGSNNLLGSGKYIIAEADEFDRSFLSLYPCIAGITNIDADHLDCYKDIDNIKSAFTEFANKVPFFGSVICCLDDKGVQSVIPDIKKNIFTYGFSAQATLRAINIEMSNFETSYTAILDNQNLGQIHLKVPGKHNVLNSLLAVSVGLELQIPFSAIQTGLAGYNGVFRRFEYKGNVNDITLYDDYCHHPTEIIATLNAIKENTDRRIVAVFQPHLYSRTRDFYNEFGRSFFQSDILLVAPIFPAREKPIPGISGKMIADAAIQSGHRHVHYIESNDEIVKSMKSHCQPGDIIVTMGAGNIYQYGEEFLRNVPE
- a CDS encoding FtsQ-type POTRA domain-containing protein, translated to MRKRRGNTRYFAWFLTIIGGSYLAFRLILLLLYSLNIFLIKDLSFTGQMAMATDNLKQAGDDLIGRNLFRVSQEEVKDIYSSFSRIKDLSISRKLFNKLQINIVERKPVFQVLTRDGKILIVDDESVILSLSESSQPENPTIISVQAVSDTLEPGKSLKDPFLAEMLKMYPDIKEAEPDFFDFISEIYVKDNDLYLVESRQGYRIILPREDLLQNIIDYMDIKNTYSFDNKTIIDMTIENNYRVSKRED
- the murB gene encoding UDP-N-acetylmuramate dehydrogenase, with translation MSLNKIKAHTVDLSKWSHIRIGAPYHDFYLPENQVQLIELLNNARGKDKSLLFLAGGSNILFGNTSRYIIISDAFLPCFWKREGKNIIVSGNYNISRLLMEMSRLDLGGMEFLAGIPAHISGLVKMNAGAFGTQISDFIKYIKLINAEGEIKKISGSDLDFSYRHSDISGFITEICLSPESKPQIKILNDIKAKINDRRAHQPLNMPNLGSIFKNPLDASAGYLLDKAGFKGKSLGDAAFSSLHANIMVNLGKADFSDALQLIDNASEAVLRTFHIELELEIKVVN
- the ftsA gene encoding cell division protein FtsA, whose amino-acid sequence is MRQKNKDIITVVDIGTTKVCTVIAEKKLNDKNEVFFLVKGFGLTTSEGMVKSAVVEMNKAASSIDRSIKEAEKMAQLKAVNIYVGIAGDHIKSGNFKGEITIPVDAQDGKKKITKKHIDLVITDAKKSAGYQPDFANLKIIHAIPHYFNTDNGKGIPNPLGLEASRLFAKVHIIFANEANVNNLLSCFEISGYNVKPQNTVLEPIASSYAVLNEDQKELGAIMIDIGGGTTDIAIYFRNSIRFSAVFPFGGSELTRRLSGDILASLSVTEDLKISAGQATVEGIDPNEEIEFLDITGNQIKYKKTEFAENISKEMTALIRKIYNHINRSIAIESLKAGIYLTGGAANLEGLDELIFNMTKMHCTICKPDLSKFQGRTSLLEKPEFSTTVGIFLYVHDNYIKNGFDVEFDKDRISFFKRALKFIQSWFV